The Oscarella lobularis chromosome 12, ooOscLobu1.1, whole genome shotgun sequence genome window below encodes:
- the LOC136194128 gene encoding uncharacterized protein isoform X1 has product MQSLFLRSLRPARLGLYRLYAATPNETEGHHFKRKSTLNPLESEKEREEGRYHLPHPIWSEEDVHSVSVTHYPPKTIVDRMAYYSVQSLRYTFDVFSGFKFGERDEVKWLKRMIFLETVAGVPGMVAAMVRHLHSLRKLKRDHGWIHTLLEEAENERMHLLTCLELKKPGVVFRSAVVFSQGVFVNLFFLSYLLSPRFCHRFVGYLEEEAVKTYTKCLEDLDAGKLPMWSHMPSPLIAKTYWNLADDATMRDVIYAIRADEAHHRVVNHTLGSMHEDEKNPYSPGVRKL; this is encoded by the exons ATGCAGTCTCTGTTTCTACGGTCACTCCGACCCGCCCGTCTAGGGCTATATCGACTCTACGCT GCGACCCCGAATGAAACCGAGGGTCATCACTTCAAACGAAAATCGACATTgaatcctttagaatcagaaAAGGAGAGGGAAGAAGGAAGATATCACTTGCCTCATCCAATCTG GTCCGAAGAGGATGTTCACTCGGTTTCGGTGACGCACTATCCGCCTAAAACCATCGTTGACCGA atGGCATATTACTCGGTGCAATCTCTGCGATATACGTTCGACGTGTTCTCCGGATTTAAATTTGGTGAGCGAGACGAAGTCAAGTGGCTCAA gcgtATGATCTTTCTGGAGACGGTAGCCGGAGTTCCTGGTATGGTTGCCGCCATGGTGAGACACTTGCACTCGTTGAGAAAACTGAAGCGTGATCACGGATGGATTCACACATTGCTGG AGGAGGCTGAGAATGAGAGAATGCATCTGTTGACCTGTTTGGAATTGAAGAAACccggcgtcgtctttcgatCAGCAGTCGTATTCTCGCAAG GAGTGTTTGTGAATCTGTTCTTTCTATCGTATCTTCTAAGCCCACGCTTTTGTCATCGTTTCGTGGGCTACTTGGAGGAAGAGGCAGTGAAGACATATACAAAGTGTCTCGAA GATCTAGATGCGGGTAAGTTACCCATGTGGTCGCATATGCCGTCTCCTCTCATTGCTAAGACGTACTGGAATTTGGCTGATGATGCGACGATGAGAGACGTGATCTACGCGATTCGAGCCGACGAAGCTCATCATCGAGTTGTGAATCATACGTTGGGATCGATGcacgaggacgagaaaaatcCATATTCGCCTGGCGTTAGAAAACTTTGA
- the LOC136194127 gene encoding myosin-IIIa-like — protein sequence MASTRKRDRHGSSVASKSPSPSPPTSVAATTLVLHQKRRRSVEVWNNFNFSSLPSPEWTLGPIIGRGQYGKVYRASCDDTRGAAKIIDTTEDDFHWLNDIRNEVCIMQRYSHPNVVKLYGAYKKALELKDHYQIWVVMELCDGGSLGSLAKTVTSRGDRLSENVIGYIIHEVLQGLVYLHENGVIHRDVKGSNILSTLSGNVKLADFGVAAKTMSHEVARRRTSIVGTPHFMAPEVIYCEYQDDLDYDSRCDTWSLGITALQLGDGVPPLTGKTNFEARRMIPRMKAPEFNKPDPWSSPLKGFVARCLTKDMDRRPFCKDLIEDAFVKIENLSQAKAELADLLGDLVSDPKSADTPDGSVRRKQPLNKAPSLPLVPEETTPSGDTVNAMFY from the exons ATGGCATCCACTCGCAAACGCGATCGCCACGGCTCGAGCGTCGCCTCCAAGTCGCCGTCTCCATCGCCTCCAACGTCGGTCGCCGCTACGACCCTCGTTCTCCatcaaaaacgtcgtcgaagcgtcgaagtGTGGAACAACTTCAATTTTAGCTCGCTACCGAGTCCCGAATGGACTCTAGGCCCGATTATTGGGCGAGGTCAGTACGGGAAGGTGTATCGAGCGAGCTGCGACGATACGCGAGGCGCGGCGAAGATCATCGACACGACGGAGGACGATTTTCATTGGCTGAACGACATTCGAAACGAGGTGTGCATCATGCAACGCTACAGTCATCCAAACGTCGTCAAACTCTACGGCGCCTATAAGAAAGCACTCGAATTAAAAGATCACTATCAAATTTGGGTCGTCATGGAG TTATGTGATGGGGGATCTCTTGGCTCTTTGGCTAAAACGGTTACAAGTCGCGGTGATCGTCTCTCTGAGAACGTTATTGGTTATATTATTCATGAGGTTCTGCAG GGACTCGTTTATCTGCACGAGAATGGCGTGATAcatcgtgacgtcaaggGGTCGAATATATTATCGACTCTATCGGGAAATGTAAAATTGGCCGATTTTGGTGTCGCCGCTAAAACGATGAGCCACGAAGTGGCGAGACGGCGAACGTCCATTGTTGGTACACCGCATTTTATGGCGCCCGAG GTCATTTATTGCGAGTATCAAGACGATTTGGACTACGACAGTCGATGCGACACGTGGTCCTTAGGAATAACGGCCTTGCAATTGGGCGACGGCGTGCCGCCGCTAACGGGAAAAACGAATTTCGAAGCGCGACGCATGATACCAAG aatgaaagcTCCTGAATTCAATAAACCAGACCCTTGGTCGAGCCCTTTGAAGGGCTTTGTAGCCAG GTGTCTTACTAAGGATATGGATCGACGTCCGTTTTGTAAGGATCTAATTGAAGACGCCTTTGTAAAAATCGAAAACTTAAGCCAG GCTAAAGCCGAATTAGCTGACCTACTTGGGGACCTAGTTTCCGACCCCAAATCCGCGGACACTCCCGATGGAAGTGTCCGACGTAAGCAGCCCCTAAACAAAGCCCCCTCCCTGCCACTAGTACCGGAGGAAACGACGCCATCTGGCGATACAGTAAATGCTATGTTTTATTAG
- the LOC136194125 gene encoding enhancer of polycomb homolog 1-like, whose protein sequence is MSKLSFRARALDNNKPMPIFVSNEVSDLTEISSQSRSVVHMPTGMEKEEESEHHLQRAISAKQVYGDAQRLIIPTPEAKIESSAAYSRIYGDMGKCPKQFIRMQTLGLDDDIPDYDMDSEDAEWVARQSKNQSLTCLQFEDMMDKLEKGCGNQVLSLQDAQALLHGDDGIVIAVYDYWIAKRLRLKRSLIPTVKTEKRDGSSANDPYVGFRRRTEKMQTRKNRKNDESSYEKMLKLKRDITRALGLLKLVEMREKNKRDIVERTSRIFEKRYEVQDWNGILYNQYLEQHKVQTPVMPPLPAPFAQMEARPSLPLHSSQGRHGAGGGHGGGGALHRRITLDDKMPRDNDELWTEANERQYNRHHSHHQRALKKLKPHKRRHSTHLLEHGRLSVSVDADDAAPTSEQGGPDDDLDIEGLFLFKRRKNVQYSTPCETQGGWPWDDFVPGSAQQPRSRYQFTCLSMNRRFLGHARRRIGRGGRVFIDRASTQRHYPAPFESDLRERDYALERRRAVLENDREEPEWTHYVVRPSVEKERFSLYNYAREGATRLAMSDAVHPTPMYPSHDHDVDVSREFALQNDVAFASKFHLSTRVDSTERFLTDLAQQESEADMEIKDDPSSSLKLSLEPWKDEALPESIFDDMSNGPIEIRSSLDLPASDPLAGDSGSSILNSLGSQDAFSGSFADSFGGLTKRGLLGDGLEVKSMMT, encoded by the exons ATGAGCAAGCTTTCGTTTCGGGCTCGCGCGCTCGATAACAACAAGCCGATGCCCATATTCGTCAGCAACGAGGTCTCCGATCTCACGGAGATCTCCTCCCAGAGCCGCTCGGTCGTTCACATGCCGACAGGCAtggaaaaagaggaagaatcG GAACACCATCTCCAGCGCGCCATATCGGCGAAGCAAGTGTACGGCGACGCGCAACGACTCATCATACCGACTCCGGAggcgaaaatcgaatcgTCCGCCGCCTATTCGCGAATCTACGGCGACATGGGAAAATGTCCCAAGCAATTCATACGAATGCAAA cGTTGGGTCTCGATGACGATATACCCGATTATGATATGGATTCTGAAGACGCTGAGTGGGTGGCAAGACAATCGAAAAATCaa TCGTTAACTTGCTTGCAATTCGAAGATATGATGGACAAGTTGGAAAAAGGATGCGGAAATCAA gtttTGAGTCTTCAAGACGCCCAGGCTCTTCTccatggcgacgacggcattgTAATTGCAGTCTATGACTATTGGATAGCAAAACGTCTGAGACTT AAACGTTCCCTTATTCCCACGGtgaagacggagaaacgCGACGGATCGTCGGCGAATGATCCTTACGTcggttttcgacgtcgcacggAGAAGATGCAGACGCGAAAA aatCGTAAGAATGATGAGTCTTCTTATGAGAAAATGCTCAAATTGAAGCGAGACATCACCAGAGCTCTAGGACTCCTCAAACTCGTAGAAATGCGCGAGAAAAACAAGCGAGACATCGTAGAACGCACATCGCGAATATTCGAAAAAAG ATACGAAGTCCAAGATTGGAACGGCATTCTCTATAACCAATATCTCGAACAGCACAAAGTCCAAACTCCCGTCATGCCTCCTCTACCCGCTCCCTTTGCGCAGATGGAAGCGCGACCTTCGCTCCCCTTGCATTCGTCCCAGGGGAGACACGGTGCCGGCGGCGgccacggcggcggcggcgcgcttCACAGACGCATCACGTTGGACGATAAAATGCCGCGCGACAATGACGAACTTTGGACG GAGGCGAATGAGAGGCAGTACAATAGGCATCACAGTCATCATCAAAGAGCTCTAAA GAAATTGAAGCCTCATAAGAGAAGGCATTCAACG CATCTTTTGGAACACGGGAGACTTTCTGTTAGTGTAGATGCAGATGACGCAGCTCCTACGTCAGAACAG GGTGGTCCGGACGATGATCTCGATATCGAGGGTCTCTTCTTATtcaaacgtcgaaaaaacgtTCAATATTCAACG CCTTGTGAGACTCAAGGTGGCTGGCCGTGGGACGACTTCGTTCCGGGTTCGGCTCAGCAGCCGCGTTCTCGCTATCAATTCACGTGTCTCTCGATGAATCGACGCTTCCTCGGAcacgcgagacgacgaatcggacGCGGCGGACg AGTTTTTATTGATCGAGCATCGACGCAACGTCATTATCCCGCCCCTTTCGAATCCGACTTGCGAGAACGCGACTACGCCTTggagcgacgtcgagccGTACTAGAAAACGACAGAGAAGAACCAGAATG GACTCATTACGTCGTTCGTCCTTCCGTCGAAAAGGAACGCTTTTCTTTATATAATTACGCGCGCGAAGGAGCGACGCGTCTCGCCATGAGCGACGCCGTTCATCCGACGCCCATGTATCCGTCACATgatcacgacgtcgacgtttcgcgcGAGTTTGCGCtccaaaacgacgtcgccttcgcctcgAAATTCCACCTCTCGactcgcgtcgattcgacggagcGTTTTCTCACCGATCTCGCTCAACAGGAAAGCGAAGCCGATATGGAAATCAAAGACGATCCGTCCTCCTCCTTGAAGCTGAGTCTCGAGCCGTGGAAAGACGAAGCGCTTCCCGAGTCAATATTTGACGATATGTCGAATGGTCCCATTGAGATACGATCGTCTTTGGATTTGCCGGCTTCGGACCCACTGGCTGGGGATTCCGGTTCGAGTATATTGAATTCTTTGGGCTCTCAGGACGCGTTTAGCGGTAGTTTCGCTGATTCCTTTGGGGGCTTGACGAAGAGGGGGTTGCTAGGAGACGGTTTAGAGGTAAAAtcgatgatgacgtag
- the LOC136194128 gene encoding uncharacterized protein isoform X2, translated as MTKGRAFLCSLHVRRSEEDVHSVSVTHYPPKTIVDRMAYYSVQSLRYTFDVFSGFKFGERDEVKWLKRMIFLETVAGVPGMVAAMVRHLHSLRKLKRDHGWIHTLLEEAENERMHLLTCLELKKPGVVFRSAVVFSQGVFVNLFFLSYLLSPRFCHRFVGYLEEEAVKTYTKCLEDLDAGKLPMWSHMPSPLIAKTYWNLADDATMRDVIYAIRADEAHHRVVNHTLGSMHEDEKNPYSPGVRKL; from the exons ATGACCAAGGGGAGGGCATTTCTTTGTTCTCTGCACGTGCGTAGGTCCGAAGAGGATGTTCACTCGGTTTCGGTGACGCACTATCCGCCTAAAACCATCGTTGACCGA atGGCATATTACTCGGTGCAATCTCTGCGATATACGTTCGACGTGTTCTCCGGATTTAAATTTGGTGAGCGAGACGAAGTCAAGTGGCTCAA gcgtATGATCTTTCTGGAGACGGTAGCCGGAGTTCCTGGTATGGTTGCCGCCATGGTGAGACACTTGCACTCGTTGAGAAAACTGAAGCGTGATCACGGATGGATTCACACATTGCTGG AGGAGGCTGAGAATGAGAGAATGCATCTGTTGACCTGTTTGGAATTGAAGAAACccggcgtcgtctttcgatCAGCAGTCGTATTCTCGCAAG GAGTGTTTGTGAATCTGTTCTTTCTATCGTATCTTCTAAGCCCACGCTTTTGTCATCGTTTCGTGGGCTACTTGGAGGAAGAGGCAGTGAAGACATATACAAAGTGTCTCGAA GATCTAGATGCGGGTAAGTTACCCATGTGGTCGCATATGCCGTCTCCTCTCATTGCTAAGACGTACTGGAATTTGGCTGATGATGCGACGATGAGAGACGTGATCTACGCGATTCGAGCCGACGAAGCTCATCATCGAGTTGTGAATCATACGTTGGGATCGATGcacgaggacgagaaaaatcCATATTCGCCTGGCGTTAGAAAACTTTGA
- the LOC136194126 gene encoding calcium-binding and coiled-coil domain-containing protein 2-like, with translation MAQAYFVEVSKSYLNVSDVACQVKLPKNTEPGARISIARVGWKSSSEYHTQVCLDESAQGRDGVRIVIFPLAALPRDKHQYQFVYVDASGEARVASEPFVFYETSPDDSLSSYELIDESRTTDASETRRFQAPSRGNVGEGFEGAGKSPCGSLATTPAQNTDDVTVEKTPNDDDDDDDDDDDDDDDDEKSSPPPEIHPTSLSSPSSDDEDEEVDDKEAARLLEENAKCLASSSSSSCDSSDDSDDSDDGGGDDEKDVARVSEENLKLKGTVSILTEQVTTLNGQLTGFVDSVSRGDEFNRIRKLWKGEKLAYEKAEKRNSEMSEELQKVLKENVVLNEKVESLTNRIHLLATEKNEEIESLEKKLEASENQVLNLTEKLEEAENESKEKHEECTDLCRKLGEMEGQRAVLDEKLELKEIQTEVLFSKAMGKGIVLPKKRSAGDEPIQLRSASLEFQDITIATPPSYQCPGGDLSLGEVSLLKSEKRREKTKKKSRDDGDKDRRHRRRHRHHRRDDDSSVGGVEREEKRERRRRRKKSPPIVAVVVKATTLPSAPPDDDNEELPSRCPVCEKPYAADWDGVSRRRHCEEHFEAR, from the coding sequence ATGGCTCAAGCTTACTTTGTGGAAGTATCAAAGTCCTACCTCAACGTCTCCGATGTGGCCTGCCAAGTGAAACTCCCCAAAAACACAGAACCAGGAGCGCGAATCTCGATCGCACGCGTAGGCTGGAAATCATCGTCTGAGTACCACACTCAAGTTTGTCTCGACGAAAGCGCACAAGGCCGCGACGGCGTGCGCATTGTCATCTTCCCCTTAGCCGCCCTACCAAGAGACAAACATCAATATCAGTTCGTCTACGTAGACGCATCGGGCGAAGCACGCGTGGCGAGTGAGCCGTTTGTCTTCTACGAGACCTCGCCCGACGACAGTCTGTCTTCTTACGAACTAATCGACGAGAGTCGAACGACGGACGCTTCTGAAACGAGGCGGTTTCAAGCGCCATCGCGGGGGAATGTAGGGGAAGGTTTCGAAGGGGCGGGGAAATCCCCTTGCGGAAGTCTGGCGACGACTCCGGCTCAAAATACCGATGATGTTACCGTGGAAAAGACTCCcaacgatgatgatgatgatgatgatgatgatgatgatgatgatgatgatgacgagaagAGTTCGCCACCACCCGAAATTCATCCTACTTCATTATCGAGTCCGAGTTctgatgacgaagatgagGAAGTTGATGATAAGGAAGCGGCTCGCCTTTTGGAGGAAAATGCCAAGTGTCTGgcttcgtcgagttcgaGTTCGTGTGATTCCAGTGATGATTCTGACGATTCTGATGATGGTGGTGGTGATGATGAAAAGGATGTGGCTCGTGTTTCTgaggaaaatttgaaattgaagggTACGGTGTCTATTCTTACTGAGCAAGTGACAACGCTCAATGGTCAGTTGACTGGTTTTGTGGATAGCGTATCGCGTGGAGACGAGTTCAATCGCATTAGGAAATTGTGGAAGGGAGAGAAATTGGCTTACGAGAAGgcggaaaagagaaattccGAGATGTCAGAAGAGCTTCAAAAGGTGCTAAAAGAGAACGTCGTATTAAACGAAAAAGTGGAGAGTCTTACCAATCGAATTCACCTACTTGCAacggagaaaaacgaagagatCGAGTCGTTGGAGAAGAAGCTTGAAGCGAGCGAGAACCAAGTGCTCAATCTAACGGAAAAGTTGGAAGAAGcggaaaacgaatcgaaagAAAAGCACGAAGAGTGTACCGACCTCTGTCGCAAGTTGGGCGAAATGGAAGGCCAGCGCGCCGTACTGGACGAAAAACTCGAATTGAAGGAAATTCAGACTGAAGTTCTGTTCTCTAAAGCGATGGGAAAAGGGATCGTTTTGCCGAAGAAACGGAGTGCTGGCGACGAGCCAATTCAATTGCGAAGCGCTTCGTTGGAATTTCAGGATATCACCATAGCAACGCCGCCGAGTTATCAATGTCCGGGAGGCGATCTTTCCCTCGGCGAAGTTTCGCTTTTGAAGTcggagaaacgacgcgaaaagacgaagaaaaagtcgcgTGATGACGGAGACAAggatcgacgtcatcgtcgtcgtcatagaCATcatcgtcgagacgacgattccaGCGTAGGCGGCgtggaaagagaagaaaaacgagagcgacgacgacgaagaaagaaatcgccgcccatcgtcgccgtcgtcgtcaaagcgaCGACCCTTCCCTCCGCTCCCccggacgacgacaacgaagaatTGCCGTCGCGATGTCCAGTTTGCGAGAAACCGTACGCGGCTGATTGGGACGgcgtttctcgacgtcgacactGCGAAGAACATTTCGAAGCGCGTTAG
- the LOC136194124 gene encoding death-associated protein kinase 1-like, translating into MSFRVVTIPMSRLKCACVAYGIFVVDMSKFFRWLILKWKTPSSVRSAINRLNAVIEDSSELRRFLSTEKGFRSSQYRSDLSLLHYVAGREFDSAEEADDWLSYAIVQKNQHIEKESELFGLRLLHWEESELDRLRPLHCACKWGNIFGVEWLVTHGANINAKDEFERTPYSHACLSSVDTTKKMVFLEEHGYILSQDDIVWAAENQFLSSEKANEIFNYLVIEKGLSVNTINKYGFTPLHHACSEGSIFGMKWLVEHNADINSVNMDGQTPFMMACESSINRLAKVRYLDEKGANCQAKDDEGRTALFHATWPSVCEDDVKDVLRYLVIEKGIDINSVDKEGRTPLLYACYYYPSFLVIQQLIELGADVSVRNKKKQNALHMVAKSFSSKGASVIDLLIKKGVDVTCPDQDGKTPYKVARNGERRALLRQHYDAARFSVLQRETVRPDSIKFCVVGKEMAGKTTYVNSLLRLDQPPPKEKDRTPGVDIHNCENEEIGKGSWWDFGAQPTFHSAHGLFFQKSNTMLILILPIRKGDEMTSEKSLLEEGQFWCAFAKASLRTLLSHVTSLIPFMIIFNLIGFEEKAGITVSFQMKRVARELQKLFGNTFNIEIDHVIEMDCSKSNSVRMDDCRQKLKKIREKMLEAADGVPKLCHEIEKHLSIPDKERERPLAYFLTTEEFQKWIAEEVKLVLNDDEEKVAVEYLDSSGLIINLGRRICVRPQWLCHNVIGPLLAPPWFPVAMQTGKSGKASKSDIESALTAFEDDLIHKGRPSAFVVKADVAIEVLRYLDLCIPLEGGMYQIPALLDDSIPPAAWVEDSTLDVYRGQRYECDKPIDIISPSSFVALQCRVSRLANTRRELWKNDIKLVRIVGNKEIECLLQLGQKKGRHCIDVILRWFSKVVECEAIAKTFLDELKSMIAKACDDKSSGVILNWFYLDSSHLQQLDEDPAIYSSSEVDQKVEKKSLEDKIFATRTESSRHSSVRDLVIISGFTSDSFPADDAPVSDDLITACAHVKGSLWETLGSSLHIDEDDLQDVREHIRYDSARMIKVLKLWNTAKSPTVGQLLRWFGQCDVSRRAIELKYEELYVRK; encoded by the exons ATGAGTTTTAGAGTGGTCACGATCCCGATGAGTCGTCTCAAGTGCGCATGCGTAGCCTACGGCATCTTTGTTGTCGATATGAGCAAGTTCTTCCGTTGGCTT ATATTGAAGTggaaaacgccgtcgtccgTTCGCTCAGCGATAAACCGATTGAACGCGGTAATCGAAGATTCCAGTGAATtgcgccgttttctttctacggagaaaggatttcgatcttCGCAG taCCGCTCTGATTTATCATTACTTCACTatgtggcgggaagagagtttgattcggcggaggaagccGATGATTGGCTCAGTTATGCGATtgtgcaaaagaatcaacACATTGAGAAGGAATCAGAATTG TTTGGACTCCGCCTACTTCACTGGGAGGAATCAGAATTG GATAgactccgcccacttcactgtgcgtgcaagtggggaaatatttttggcgttgaatggctcgtcaCTCACGGTGCAAATATCAacgcgaaagacgaa TTCGAACGTACGCCATATTCTCATGCCTGTTTaagttccgttgacacaacgaagaaaatggtCTTTCTCGAAGAACATGGCTACATTTTGTCACAAGATGATATt gTTTGGGCagctgaaaatcaatttttgtcatctgaaaaagcaaatgagatttttaattatcttGTTATTGAAAAAGGATTGAGTGTCAATACTATTAATAAG TATGGCTTCACTCCTCTGCATCATGCCTGCTCAGAgggaagcatttttggaaTGAAATGGCTTGTGGAACACAACgctgatatcaatagcgtcAACATG gaTGGCCAAACGCCTTTTATGATGGCGTGTGAAAGTTCCATCAATCGTTTAGcgaaagttcgctacttggatgaaaaaggagcaaactgtcaagcaaaagatgac gaaGGGAGgacggctttgtttcatGCCACCTGGCCCTCAGTgtgtgaagatgacgtgaaagatgttcttcgatatcttgtcattgagaaaggcattgatatcaattctgttgatAAG GAGGGAAGGACACCCTTATTGTACGCATGTTATTATTATCCTTCTTTCCTtgtcattcagcaactaattgaattaggagctgatGTCTCTGTTAGAAATAAA aagaaacaaaatgcattgcatatgGTTGCAAAAAGCTTTTCAAGCAAAGGCGCATcagttattgatctattgattaagaagggtgttgacgtcacgtgtccAGATCAG GACGGAAAGACACCTTATAAGGTGGCACGTAATGGTGAAAGaagagctctccttcgacagcattac GACGCtgcccgattttccgttcttcaacgagaaacggTTCGTCCGGATTCAATTAAATTCTGCGTAGTTGGCAAAgaaatggcgggaaaaacgacgtacgtgaattctcttcttcgactcgaTCAACCCCCacccaaagaaaaagatcgtACACCCGGGGTTGATATCCATAATTGTGAAAATGAGGAAATTGGCAAAGGATCGTGGTGGGACTTTGGTGCCCAACCCACATTCCACAGCGCACATGggctcttctttcaaaagtcCAATACAATGTTAATTCTCattcttccaattcgaaaGGGAgacgagatgacgtcagaaaagagTCTTCTAGAAGAAGGCCAATTCTGGTGCGCGTTTGCCAAAGCTTCATTAAGAACGCTTCTgtctcacgtgacgtcgctAATTCCATTTATGATaatattcaatttaattggttttgaagaaaaggcggGAATCACAGTGAGTTTCCAGATGAAACGAGTCGCCAGAGAACTTCAGAAACTATTTGGCAATACGTTCAATATTGaaattgatcacgtgatcgaaatggattgcagcAAGAGCAATTCGGTTCGCATGGACGATTGTCGTCAGAAACTCAAGAAAATTCGTGAAAAAATGCTAGAG GCAGCAGATGGCGTTCCGAAATTGTGCCACGAAATTGAGAAGCATCTCTCTATTCCGgacaaagagagagaacgtCCATTGGCCTATTTCCTGACGACGGAAGAATTCCAGAAGTGGATTGCTGAAGAGGTCAAACTCGTtctaaacgacgacgaggaaaaagtGGCTGTAGAATATCTTGACTCGTCCGGATTA attattaATCTTGGTCGTCGCATCTGTGTTCGACCTCAGTGGCTGTGTCATAATGTAATCggtcctcttctcgctcctccCTGGTTTCCAGTCGCCATGCAGACGGGGAAATCGGGGAAGGCGTCAAAGAGCGACATTGAATCGGCTCTGACGGCATTTGAAGACGACCTCATACACAAGGGCCGTCCATCTGCATTCGTTGTGAAGGCTGACGTTGCAATTGAAGTTCTTCGCTATTTGGATCTGTGCATTCCCCTCGAAGGTGGAATGTATCAGATTCCcgctcttctcgacgattcAATTCCTCCCGCCGCCTGGGTTGAAGATTCGACGTTGGACGTGTATCGCGGCCAACGATATGAATGTGATAAGCCGATTGATATaatctcgccgtcgtcattcgtcGCTCTTCAATGTCGTGTGTCTCGTTTGGCCAATACGAGACGCGAGCTTTGGAAGAACGACATCAAATTAGTGAGGATCGTCGGCAATAAAGAAATTGAGTGTCTCCTCCAATTGGGACAAAAGAAGGGACGTcattgcattgacgtcattcttcgTTGGTTCAGCAAAGTTGTTGAATGTGAGGCAATTGCCAAGACGTTCCTTGACGAGCTGAAGTCGATGATCGCTAAAGCGTGCGATGATAAAAGTTCGGGAGTTATTCTCAACTGGTTCTATTTGGACAGTTCTCATCTTCAACAACTTGATGAAGATCCGGCTATTTATTCTTCAAGTGAAGTCGATCAGAAAGTCGAGAAAAAGTCTCTGGAAGACAAGATATTTGCCACTCGAACAGAAAGCAGTCGTCATTCTTCTGTCAGAGATTTGGTAATCATTTCCGGCTTCACTTCAG attcttttccCGCTGATGATGCTCCGGTATCAGACGATCTGATCACAGCCTGCGCTCACGTCAAGGGTTCATTGTGGGAAACTCTCGGCTCCTCTCTACATATTGATGAAGATGATCTTCAAGATGTTCGCGAACACATTCGATACGACTCAGCTCGTATGATCAAAGTACTGAAATTGTGGAACACTGCAAAATCACCTACAGTGGGTCAGCTTCTACGATGGTTTGGGCAGTGTGATGTGAGCCGAAGAGCTATCGAATTGAAATATGAAGAACTGTATGTTCGTAAGTAA